One stretch of Motilibacter rhizosphaerae DNA includes these proteins:
- a CDS encoding glycosyl hydrolase family 8: MRRTARIGMAAITTAAVLTGTATAQAAGLAAQDGARPSGHPVNVFGQAGYSNKAVNAKIEAAWDQLFHGAPGTAPDYYDGQSIYYQVAPDKAYVTDVANHDVRTEGMGYAMMIAVQLGKKTEFDSLWNFAKTNMQLQSGPTKSFFAWHTRTDGTIIDRGIAPDGDQWIAAALTFAAGRWGNGSGIYSYGSEARQILHAMWHNADSGGVNMYDAKTYLPTFSPPGVTNFSDASYALPAFYRVFAKADPADKQQWDNAVTAGEKLLQTAHNPTTGLSPCYSNFDGSPHLAPWESPTNPETYSITFQEDAWRVIANANLDASWWGVQPWQTQFSNTLEDFFVGQGVSTYVSRYQLDGTPLKGGQNTYEPAHAEGLVAMNSTSAITATGDQRLDFVRDFWNTPVPSGRARYYDGMLYLLGLLYDSGQFRMYGTGAAVRG; this comes from the coding sequence ATGCGCAGGACCGCTCGCATCGGGATGGCCGCGATCACCACCGCCGCCGTCCTGACCGGAACCGCCACAGCCCAGGCCGCGGGCCTGGCCGCCCAGGACGGTGCCCGTCCGAGCGGCCACCCCGTCAACGTGTTCGGGCAGGCGGGCTACTCGAACAAGGCGGTGAACGCCAAGATCGAGGCAGCGTGGGACCAGCTCTTCCACGGCGCCCCCGGCACGGCGCCCGACTACTACGACGGCCAGTCCATCTACTACCAGGTCGCCCCCGACAAGGCCTACGTCACGGATGTGGCGAACCACGACGTGCGCACCGAGGGCATGGGCTACGCGATGATGATCGCCGTGCAGCTCGGCAAGAAGACCGAGTTCGACTCGCTGTGGAACTTCGCGAAGACCAACATGCAGCTGCAGAGCGGCCCGACGAAGTCCTTCTTCGCCTGGCACACGCGCACGGACGGCACCATCATCGACCGCGGCATCGCCCCCGACGGCGACCAGTGGATCGCCGCGGCGCTCACCTTCGCCGCGGGCCGGTGGGGGAACGGCTCGGGCATCTACAGCTACGGCTCCGAGGCGCGGCAGATCCTGCACGCCATGTGGCACAACGCCGACAGCGGCGGCGTCAACATGTACGACGCGAAGACCTACCTCCCGACGTTCTCCCCGCCCGGCGTCACCAACTTCAGCGACGCGTCGTACGCCCTGCCCGCCTTCTACCGCGTCTTCGCCAAGGCCGACCCTGCTGACAAGCAGCAGTGGGACAACGCGGTGACCGCAGGCGAGAAGCTGCTGCAGACGGCGCACAACCCGACCACCGGGCTCTCGCCGTGCTACTCGAACTTCGACGGGTCGCCGCACCTCGCGCCGTGGGAGTCGCCGACCAACCCGGAGACGTACTCCATCACCTTCCAGGAGGACGCCTGGCGGGTCATCGCGAACGCCAACCTCGACGCGTCGTGGTGGGGAGTCCAGCCGTGGCAGACGCAGTTCTCCAACACCCTGGAGGACTTCTTCGTCGGCCAGGGCGTCTCGACCTACGTCAGCCGCTACCAGCTGGACGGCACGCCGCTCAAGGGCGGCCAGAACACCTACGAGCCCGCGCACGCCGAGGGCCTCGTGGCGATGAACTCCACCTCGGCGATCACGGCGACCGGCGACCAGCGGCTCGACTTCGTCCGTGACTTCTGGAACACCCCCGTGCCCTCCGGCCGGGCGCGCTACTACGACGGCATGCTCTACCTGCTGGGCCTGCTGTACGACAGCGGCCAGTTCCGCATGTACGGGACGGGCGCCGCCGTCAGGGGCTGA
- a CDS encoding RidA family protein: MTHTAHDTTVHINPTTWNAGFHYDQAQLRRAPEMLLTLAGQGPVDASGQLLHPGEVAPQLAAAFANVEELLAAGGMGLRDVLRMTVFTTDVDGTLAAYGAIVSRLAAAGATPPATLVGVTRLAIPGMTVEIEVTAGR; this comes from the coding sequence ATGACCCACACCGCGCACGACACCACCGTCCACATCAACCCGACCACGTGGAACGCCGGCTTCCACTACGACCAGGCGCAGCTGCGCCGCGCCCCGGAGATGCTGCTCACCCTGGCCGGCCAGGGACCGGTCGACGCTTCCGGGCAGCTGCTGCACCCCGGTGAGGTCGCGCCGCAGCTCGCCGCCGCCTTCGCCAACGTCGAGGAGCTGCTGGCCGCCGGCGGCATGGGGCTGCGCGACGTGCTCCGGATGACCGTCTTCACGACCGACGTCGACGGGACCCTGGCGGCGTACGGCGCGATCGTCTCCCGGCTGGCCGCGGCGGGCGCCACTCCGCCGGCGACGCTCGTCGGCGTCACCCGCCTGGCGATCCCGGGGATGACGGTCGAGATCGAGGTGACCGCCGGGCGCTGA
- a CDS encoding YciI family protein, protein MEEVPVPEYAVLIYAGDSAHSPTATAADTASCDDHADELRAADSMVLAYALTPRDMARSLRPGSVTEGPFVDAGEIVAGFYVIEAPDLDAALAIAGTNPVLREGGGVEVRPVHSGGPVQRASGASTRER, encoded by the coding sequence GTGGAAGAGGTTCCCGTGCCCGAGTACGCCGTGCTGATCTACGCCGGGGACTCCGCCCACTCCCCTACGGCCACCGCGGCCGACACGGCGTCCTGCGACGACCACGCCGACGAGCTGAGGGCGGCGGACTCGATGGTCCTGGCGTACGCGCTGACCCCTCGTGACATGGCGAGGTCGCTGCGACCCGGCTCGGTCACCGAGGGCCCCTTCGTCGACGCTGGTGAGATCGTCGCCGGCTTCTACGTCATCGAGGCCCCCGACCTCGACGCCGCCCTGGCCATCGCCGGCACCAACCCGGTGCTGCGCGAGGGGGGCGGCGTCGAGGTGCGACCGGTGCACAGCGGTGGCCCGGTCCAGCGGGCCAGCGGCGCGAGCACCCGCGAGCGCTAG
- a CDS encoding SDR family NAD(P)-dependent oxidoreductase, which produces MDSFTVLITGATSGIGLETARQLTATGATVLVGARDPDRGASAAAEVGGTVLALDVTDAASIAAAAERVPHLDALVNNAGVSLEDGPLTATGIDVFRRTYETNVFGVVAATNAFLPALLRSPAARIVNVSSGTGSIAWSTGPNPQFDHGRGAWAAAYRSSKTALNALTVLYAQALADDGIKVNALAPGLRATGLNAAAARSGGDPAEAAAAVVRLARLPEDGPTGGFFSWDGTEVPW; this is translated from the coding sequence GCCACCGGCGCCACGGTGCTCGTCGGCGCCCGGGACCCGGATCGCGGCGCATCGGCTGCCGCTGAGGTCGGCGGCACCGTCCTCGCTCTCGACGTCACGGACGCGGCGAGCATCGCCGCAGCAGCGGAGCGCGTCCCGCACCTCGACGCCCTCGTCAACAACGCGGGCGTGTCCCTGGAGGACGGACCGCTGACGGCCACGGGCATCGACGTCTTCAGGAGGACCTACGAGACCAACGTCTTCGGCGTCGTCGCGGCGACGAACGCCTTCCTGCCAGCACTCCTCCGCTCCCCTGCAGCGCGCATCGTCAACGTCTCCAGCGGCACCGGGTCGATCGCGTGGAGCACCGGGCCCAACCCGCAGTTCGACCACGGCCGCGGCGCCTGGGCCGCGGCGTACCGGTCGTCGAAGACGGCGCTCAACGCCCTCACCGTGCTCTACGCGCAGGCCCTCGCCGACGACGGCATCAAGGTCAACGCGCTGGCCCCGGGGCTCCGCGCCACGGGGCTCAACGCCGCCGCCGCCCGCAGCGGCGGCGACCCCGCCGAAGCAGCCGCAGCCGTCGTCCGGCTCGCGCGCCTGCCGGAGGACGGGCCCACCGGCGGCTTCTTCTCCTGGGACGGCACGGAGGTCCCCTGGTGA